A section of the Branchiostoma lanceolatum isolate klBraLanc5 chromosome 19, klBraLanc5.hap2, whole genome shotgun sequence genome encodes:
- the LOC136425983 gene encoding solute carrier organic anion transporter family member 1B2-like: MAEKGDPDTSKADLAEEKPVECGIGSVKPRWMRRFADVRCMVAMICIFNFLASSIHFGYLNGVLTTIEKQFGISSYQSGLIKSCKEIGELCVVLFVAYLGGKGHRPVVFGVTIFLTGVGFIMMAIPHYLLDPYDLGNNQGNGTLGAGLCPAPINGSVADPICLAGSGTGSSSDTSIYLMYFGMVLSGFGPSAFTTIGISYMDDYAPKKTSPLYFGIISACGSASAAVGFVISSVFLSFYVEFDRVDKASVSINPIDSRWIGAWWLGFLCVGVPLVIVSFPFFCFPKSLPVPEEEEEEEHDKNVKQEPQSGDEPGIIKGIFVQGRSLLTNPVFMTMLGYSIFRAALLQGFTLYIPKLVEVNFGLTASRASLFTG; this comes from the exons ATGGCAGAGAAAGGAG ATCCCGATACATCCAAGGCGGACTTGGCAGAAGAGAAGCCGGTTGAATGCGGCATTGGTTCCGTCAAGCCCCGCTGGATGCGACGGTTTGCTGACGTCAGATGCATGGTCGCCATGATTTGTATCTTCAACTTTCTAGCG TCATCTATCCACTTCGGCTACCTGAACGGCGTCCTGACAACTATAGAGAAACAGTTCGGCATCAGCAGTTACCAGTCCGGTCTTATCAAGAGCTGTAAGGAGATAGGAGAACTCTGTGTCGTGCTCTTCGTGGCATACTTAGGGGGAAA AGGTCACCGGCCGGTCGTTTTTGGCGTGACCATTTTCCTGACGGGGGTGGGGTTTATCATGATGGCGATACCACACTACCTCCTGGACCCGTACGACCTGGGGAACAACCAGGGGAACGGGACCTTGGGTGCCGGGCTGTGCCCTGCTCCAATCAACGGCTCAG TTGCTGACCCGATCTGCCTGGCCGGAAGTGGGACCGGAAGTAGCTCTGACACATCgatttatttgatgtatttcgGGATGGTTCTGAGCGGGTTCGGTCCGAGTGCCTTCACGACTATCGGCATCTCCTACATGGACGACTATGCGCCGAAAAAGACGTCCCCTCTGTATTTTG GTATCATCTCCGCCTGTGGGTCAGCATCGGCCGCCGTGGGTTTTGTGATCAGCTCTGTTTTCCTGTCCTTCTATGTGGAATTTGACAGAGTGGACAAAGCTTCAGTCTCCATCAATCCCAT CGACTCCCGGTGGATCGGCGCCTGGTGGCTGGGGTTCCTGTGTGTGGGCGTGCCGCTAGTCATCGTCTCCTTCCCCTTCTTCTGCTTCCCCAAGTCTCTTCCAGTAccggaagaggaggaggaggaggaacatGATAAGAACGTCAAGCAAGAACCGCAAAGTGGCGATGAACCGGGCATTATCAAAG GGATATTTGTACAGGGTCGGAGCCTCCTGACCAACCCAGTCTTCATGACGATGCTGGGTTACAGTATCTTCAGGGCGGCACTCCTGCAGGGCTTCACCCTCTACATACCCAAACTGGTGGAGGTCAACTTCGGGCTGACAGCATCACGAGCTAGTCTCTTCACTGGTTAG